From Haloferax marinisediminis, a single genomic window includes:
- a CDS encoding DEAD/DEAH box helicase codes for MSNGSIVIDGGAIEDVWAELNDEDNKALLKKLKATTLRRIDETCKRQINAGEYDATAKLVDIYQWFEDKHLSEDSELTREVFMADDVLQWVSHHGRDQVGRVVFRRIIETLEQNDELLYVYDRQRVRSRTAEMARYFALIRQRISDDEETDFDFAPNLVKMVKMAIIDREQPIFEGEQAAQFNPTLRNIIKNIRGDVSPSAELQQTVGNDWKSTVKESVQFFKQFLQDGLHEDFDTLAAYQSRALVDLYTHAVTDQSLDKELAHVITASTGGGKTEAFLFPVLMYCHTAWKAGIRGNKAILTYPRRDLCDNQFERLFKYAHTINDQLGMADASFESAPVSISIQHGGRKGISLECPECDGELTPPEKNDGHEDGPLSCSQDESHHYDWTSTKRSAAADIIVTTQNSLHLRLMDRYGNSAFWSHDNPTKFLVLDEVHVYTEQAGMHISNVVRRFKRAVKERAPQQSLSLVASSATINNAEDFTERIFDTDEAKRIRPANDETDMVGSEYMLFVKATEPRDVAIPVGEDVFRPQDKWENIHRTTASNLSCMIQIGFSFWHTARKERGNAASGKSDKDKILGFVDSIDSVSRLGTSIEDAEQNRELFKLRRPDAFLRGENTNPDCPSERFSGKVDDQFEENAVCEALPPNKYLNGCPTYEAGECWWTMRENFELRPMQMAVHKSGRRQRPTDPKNPGDEWDQMIATSALEVGFDHPSIIGTFQYRAPMSVPGFLQRKGRGGRDADDKPVTVVVLGSTSTDSYYFHHSDYLSDPQETHLEIPLDEHNRFVRAEHMIAAVFDYFNIHTGIDANRIYQGRIGEYGPDAEELVKVLENRRGDLKNWLLTSFDASEKEVTRALDALEEYAESLINPVAPGIDETPFWKLFRDVVTDLKKTGRYDQKSLDTLISQIHER; via the coding sequence ATGAGTAACGGTTCAATTGTAATCGACGGCGGGGCAATAGAAGACGTTTGGGCAGAACTCAACGACGAAGACAACAAAGCGCTGCTCAAGAAGCTCAAGGCGACGACGCTTCGGCGCATCGACGAAACGTGTAAACGACAAATCAACGCTGGCGAGTACGATGCCACCGCAAAGTTGGTCGATATCTACCAATGGTTCGAAGACAAACACCTCTCAGAAGACAGTGAGCTCACACGGGAGGTTTTCATGGCCGATGACGTGCTACAGTGGGTTAGCCACCACGGGCGTGACCAAGTCGGGCGTGTCGTGTTCCGTCGAATCATCGAGACACTCGAGCAGAACGATGAACTGCTCTACGTCTATGACCGACAGCGTGTCCGAAGTCGGACCGCAGAGATGGCTCGGTATTTCGCTCTGATTCGTCAGCGAATTAGTGACGATGAAGAGACTGATTTCGACTTTGCACCGAATTTGGTCAAGATGGTCAAGATGGCTATCATCGACCGCGAGCAACCGATTTTCGAGGGTGAACAGGCGGCACAGTTCAACCCGACACTACGAAACATTATCAAAAACATTCGTGGTGATGTTTCTCCCTCGGCAGAACTCCAACAGACGGTCGGAAACGATTGGAAATCGACGGTCAAAGAGTCTGTCCAGTTCTTCAAGCAGTTTTTACAGGACGGACTCCACGAAGACTTCGATACACTAGCAGCCTACCAAAGTCGAGCACTCGTGGATTTGTACACACACGCAGTGACCGACCAGTCTTTAGACAAAGAACTTGCACACGTCATTACCGCGAGTACTGGTGGTGGGAAGACAGAGGCCTTCTTGTTCCCTGTCTTGATGTACTGCCACACCGCCTGGAAGGCAGGTATCCGTGGGAACAAAGCAATTCTCACCTACCCACGTCGGGACTTGTGTGACAATCAGTTCGAGCGACTGTTCAAATATGCCCACACCATCAACGACCAGTTAGGGATGGCCGATGCGTCGTTCGAATCAGCGCCCGTCTCGATATCGATTCAACACGGGGGCCGGAAGGGAATCTCACTCGAGTGTCCAGAATGTGACGGCGAACTTACGCCACCAGAGAAGAACGACGGCCACGAAGATGGACCGCTTTCGTGTTCACAGGATGAATCCCACCACTACGATTGGACATCAACTAAGCGGAGCGCGGCCGCCGACATCATCGTCACGACCCAGAACTCCCTTCACCTCCGTCTCATGGATCGCTACGGGAACAGTGCGTTCTGGTCACACGATAACCCGACCAAGTTCTTGGTCTTAGACGAGGTTCACGTTTACACTGAGCAAGCAGGGATGCACATCTCGAACGTTGTTAGGCGGTTCAAACGGGCTGTGAAAGAACGCGCCCCACAACAATCGCTATCGCTCGTGGCGTCGAGTGCGACGATTAACAACGCCGAGGATTTCACCGAACGAATCTTCGATACGGACGAAGCGAAACGAATCCGACCGGCTAACGACGAAACAGACATGGTCGGTTCTGAGTACATGCTGTTCGTCAAAGCGACAGAGCCACGAGACGTCGCGATTCCTGTCGGAGAAGACGTCTTCCGACCACAAGACAAGTGGGAGAATATCCACCGGACGACTGCCTCGAATCTCTCGTGTATGATTCAGATCGGCTTCTCTTTCTGGCACACTGCACGGAAAGAACGGGGGAATGCAGCCTCCGGTAAAAGTGACAAAGACAAGATTCTGGGATTCGTCGACTCCATCGACTCAGTCAGTCGTCTTGGTACTTCTATCGAGGATGCCGAACAGAACAGAGAGTTGTTCAAGCTTCGACGCCCTGATGCGTTCTTACGAGGCGAAAACACTAACCCTGACTGCCCAAGCGAGCGGTTCTCCGGAAAGGTAGACGACCAGTTCGAAGAGAATGCAGTTTGTGAAGCACTGCCTCCGAACAAGTATCTCAACGGGTGTCCGACCTACGAGGCTGGAGAGTGTTGGTGGACGATGCGTGAGAACTTTGAGCTTCGTCCTATGCAGATGGCCGTTCACAAAAGTGGTCGCCGACAGAGACCAACAGACCCCAAAAACCCCGGCGACGAGTGGGACCAGATGATTGCGACGAGTGCTTTGGAGGTAGGGTTCGATCACCCAAGCATCATCGGGACGTTCCAGTACCGTGCACCGATGAGCGTTCCCGGGTTCCTGCAGCGGAAAGGGCGTGGTGGTCGTGACGCTGACGACAAACCAGTCACGGTCGTTGTTCTCGGGTCGACTTCGACCGACTCGTACTACTTCCATCACTCTGACTACCTGAGCGACCCACAGGAGACTCATCTCGAAATCCCGCTCGACGAACACAATCGGTTCGTCCGTGCAGAACACATGATTGCCGCAGTCTTCGACTACTTCAATATCCACACTGGCATTGATGCCAACCGGATATATCAGGGCCGGATAGGGGAGTATGGCCCTGATGCAGAAGAATTAGTAAAAGTACTAGAAAACCGACGAGGAGACCTCAAAAACTGGCTTTTGACCTCGTTCGATGCAA